ttaatttcttgtGGGATGTGATTTTATTGATTTAGAAATGTTTTAAGATCTGTTTTTGTTGGGGTTGATTCTGGGGTTTTGAACGAGTGAATCGGTTACATATTGAATTTGGTGGAATTGGTCATCTGGGTGTtttatgttgaatttggtggaatTGGTCATCTGGGtgttttatgttgaaattggtgGAGTTAATCATCTGGGTATCTGGCAAAACATGACTGAAGTTGTAAAAATTTCATTGTTAGTTGCATGCATATTACAGAATTTTGTATGGAAGTGCAGTATTTTGAATATTGGAATGCTTTTATGATATACAGACATACAGTAGTATGTTTTGTGTATGTTTTGTAACAAATGGTGTGTTTTGATGGTAACAATTGTAGCAATTTGTGCAATCATTTGTTAGAAATAAGATTAGCTTATGGAAGATGGTAACATTAACAATAACACAACAGCCAGTGTGAATTTTCTTATTGGTGGGTTAAGGTGTACCTAGCATGGTCTTAACATTAGGTAGTGGGGGACTTTGTTGGGTGGAGAATAGACACTTTAACTTCTTTCAAGAGTATGGTACCTACCAAATCCAAGAACAAATTAGAGAAAACTCATGAGCTGCAACTTGTGGAAATATGTCGATTTAGAGCTTGTGTGATTCAATGTGTGTTGTTTGACTAATAGGATTGTTTGCTGTTTTTTTCCCTGCATTACAATATCCTAGTGGGGAGGACCGGAATATACTTTGATGTGGGAGCATCCTTCCCTAGTTATGGTCTTGCAACATTTTGATTCCATTAGTGTTCGAGGTTTTAATAGCTTGTTTGCTATGGTTGGTTCCTTTTTCACGGCTTCTCTCACATGTTTTAAGTTCAGTTCTAGCAGTTTGAATAAGTTCTTGGAGAATTTAGAGGTTTGTCGGGCTTAGGAGCTGACAAGGGCTAAACTAGAAGAAAACTTGCATGGTTTGTTGTGTTATTGTTAAGGTGTAAAGGCATTGTGGAAGGGTTGTTGTGTTATTGTTCAAGTGCTAAGGCATTATGGAAAGAAGCAAAACCAAGGCTGCTCATGGGCATATGTGCTTCTGTCCATAGCGTATATTGTGTTAGGATCCAAGCaacacaaattaataaattatagcTTGTTATGGAAACTCCGTAAAAAGGGTTGGTTCCTTTTCCTGGAAAGTTTTTGTACTTGGTCCATTATAAAATTAGCCATATCTGTCTTATAACCCCTTTTGTTTCCCACGAAAATCAAACTCAGAATCTCTAAAAGTCTAACTTATTTTTGGAGTCATTGGTACAAAAGTGTTGGATATTTCTAAGGGCTCTAAGATGCATTTAATAACGAAATGGAAATAATTATATCATTAAAATGATAATTCCTCTCGCACATGCTGACGCGCACTGATCTTGTGCAATCCCCCCTGTGCACTGTGTGCCTGTGATGTTTTCTTTTTTCTAATATATATAATGTATtagtttcactttttttttcgcTATTTATATACCCTATTATGGACTAAAATCAGGAGAGTATCAGTTTGAGATATGTTTCTTGATCAATTAGAAACATTTCCATGTAACTAAAATATTACAGCATTGTTCTTCGCTGGCAGGAACCAGAGAACTTTTCGGCCAAAGAagagtgctccttctggaagTAAGGTTggttttttaatataaatatgcGTGCATATTCATATTCTGGTTATTGCAAGACTTCCCCAATCCTTGTGAAGGAGTTTCTATTGAAGGGGAAATTCAAGATTTCAAGTAGCAGGACTGCAGGATACTTGTTACAGTAGTTTAAACATTATTTGTCGATTCTAGGCTTTAACTATGTATGAGTACGATGAAGACTATGAGGTCATTGCCCCCTCCCCTGTTGACCCCCTCCTCTTATTGTTCTTCAATGTAGCAACAAGTATAACCTTTTAATAGTTCTATTATATCATTTGTCGGTAGTCTTGACCACTAGTTTCAACCATTTTGCTGTGATTTATGATTATTGTCAAAAGTCTGACTCGGTTCAtcatgttttaagttttaagGCATATTGAATAACTGGATAAATGTTGCTATTACCAATAAAGTGAATCTTTTACACATTATTTGATTGCAGGGGGCTCAGCTGAGGCAGCTTATTGATGCGACCCTAGGCAGTGGAAACCTGAGGGAAGCAGTGAGACTTCCACCAGGGGAGGATTTGAATGAATGGCTTGCTGTGAACAGTATATCTTTTGTCTCTTTCTATCCCCTTTCCCTTATATCCTGTACAATTTGAGATCAAACCCCTCTCCCTGGTAGTCTAATATCTGATTTTGATGTATTCTTGCCTCTTTGCCAAGGTCAGATTATGAAACTGTTCTGATTTAAATTACTATTGCACCATTATTTCATATTCTAATCCTACAGGACCTCTTGTGTCTGAATATTATTgagatttgttttttttttcagctGTGGATTTCTTCAACCAGGTGAACCTGCTCTATGGCACTCTAACAGAGTTCTGTACATCAGAGAGCTGTCCTACCATGACTGCAGGACCCAAGTAATTCCTTTTAGATCTATATTTCCCTTATTTATTTACTTCATGCAGTAGCATTCATAGATTTCGAGATAGATTTTTCTAGAGATTGTTTTCAGACATTCATATATTGCACCCACTGTATTCATTAGTGATATCAAACGCTGTTTCTTTGCTTGAATTGCATGGTCCTTGGAGAGTTAGTTTCAGGTGAAAATAACCGGAAAACGTATCatgctttttttattattattattttatgacCTGCTTCATTAGATTTTGGAAAGAAATACCGGTCATATCAAGTGTTTGTTCAACGATTGTTTTTTCCTGTGAAATTTTCCTTGCTACCTTATTCAACACAATTTGTTCAAAAATTCTTGTGATGGAAAAACAACAGGGATCCCATAAAAATTATCCTAGTTTTCTTGAGAGATGACAAATGCAATAATGCATCACCTTAATTGGAAAACATGTTATGTTCTAGATTTAGGAAAGAAATCATCAATTTAGTGGTAAAATCAAGTGTTTGTTCAACGGTGAATTTTTCTTGTGTGGTATTCTCCTTACTACCTTATTTAACACAGTTAatgcaataataataataataaataaataaaaagggatCCCGTTAAAGTCTATAAAATATTCTTAATTAgtctttttttttgggtatttgGGACGTTTGGTGGTAAATATACATTTATGTGCCCCATTTTTTATGCAACACAGGTTTTAATTTCAGTTTATGTCTAACGTATATCATGAAGTAATCCATGCTTAAAGGGTAAAATTGAAACTGAGGTGAATTTAGCTTCATTGCCCGAAGTTGATTGGTCGTAGGTAAAAGTAAGTGAAGGAGTCGTGTTAGGGGGTGCTTCCATAGATAGGTGCTAGTAAGGATATTTTCCTTTTGTGGTTTTATATCCGAATTCATGTCCTGTCTTTGGTGGTTTATAGTAAGTGGCATATATCTTCACCTCCCCAGGCCTGCTAGTGTATGGACCAAAGCCCCTATTGGGTGTGGTGGTGTCAGAGTGTCTATTGTGTTTTGTCCTTGAATATGCTGGTGTATGATGTGAGAAGTGGTCACAAATAGCagtattttgtgaatatttattTGGTGGAGTTAGACTAAGCCTTATTTTAAGGTGGAACATCTGAAGGTGATTAAGACTGCATCAACGACAGTAGTCTAATTTGATATTTTATAGATTATGAATGACTAAAAGCCTAGAAGGTCAACAGTGGTACAAGACTTTTAGAACTTTAACATGCTGAAGGTGTGAAAAGAGGAAGATTGCTTGATGTATTTATGTTATTTTGGATCTGAAATATTGATATGGAGGGATTGATAAGCTCGTCTATTTCTGCTTACATCTCCAAACAGATGCAAATAAGGTGATTGGTTCCAGTGCttttaaaccaaaaaaaaaagattataGAGTAAATAGTTCCAGTGCTACGTCAGTCCAAAAAGATGGTTTCACTTTGGTTTGAGAACTGGCCTTTAGAAATGGTATTGGAGCATCTTCTGTAGGGAATATCTAGGTCTTTTTTCGATCAATTGGTTTTTATAGGTTAGGAGCAAGAAAAATAGATAGTTCACACTGTAGGATGGTGGAAGGAaagagaatttgaaaattgaagtcaGCAAATCTAGAAGTCAAAGAAATTGGATCTTAGATGTTTTCTGAAAACACCTTTTAAACCTAAACCAACTTAAGGCTTTGTACACTAGCAATCAAACATGAAAATCCATTCTGATGTAGCTTTATAATTGGTGCTAGTTGCATAAACAATTATCCGCCATTTGCCATTTTAGTcggtccctaaaagattgctcCTTTACCATAAATGTTCATGGGACCATAACTTTACTCTCATATACAATACATTTGGCCCACCACGTTTGTCTCTTCTCAATTCCACACACCCATTTCTTAATAAAGCACATTTGCTTCTTGGGGCAAACactaagggacagagggagtgtTAATAAGTAATCCAACATACAAAAAAACACATACAAGAGTGTTTATGGCTTCAGTTTGTAGGGTTTGGTAAGGTGAAGGTGAAGAATCTGCTTAGGTGAAATGAAGTATGCTGTGGAGTGTTTTGGATGGAAAGGAATGGCTGTATTTTAATAGTTTTCCACATGATTTACTGTGggataaatcataaattaaccTTGCCAGGGTCTCTGTTAATGTTGAAATATTTTAGTATGTATTTTCCCGTATAGGGGTATATCATATCTAACCTGTAAGATAATTGATAATCAAACTTTAGATACAATTATTGATGTCATACATCATGTTTGTGTATCACTTTGATGCTGCGACAGATACGAGTATCGGTGGGCCGATGGAGTTCAGATCAAAAAGCCTATTGAGGTTTCTGCTCCAAAATATGTTGAGTACTTGATGGACTGGGTTGAATCTCAACTGGATGATGAATCCCTCTTCCCACAGAAGATTGGTAATCCTTTTTGatattttaagtcctttcatgtGTTATTatttaggctctgtttggtagggtgtataacgttttcatggaaaacggtTTTTCCATTGTCAACACTTTACTTTGTTTGGTTTGGCATGggatgaaaaataattttccgTAACTTCCTAAAAGAgtcaaaggtggaaaaaccttttccatttgatagggagagaaaccacttttccacaTTTCATCCTTTCCTCtttacctccctctcccttcttcccctcaatTTTCTCTCGTTTTCTTTTGAGGAACCAAACAACAGAAAACTAGTccggaattgtgttttcccttgaaaaatgttttacatggaaaatcatttggcaatgaaaacgttttacaccaaaccaaacggagtCTTAGTAGAAACAACATGCCATCCCCTAGAAGAAAACAAATGATTGTTTTTTAGAAACCCTGTTTTGGTGGAAAAGTTGGGCAGGCTTATGTGAACCCTATTTGTACTTTAACAGACACTTCTTCTTTTTACTTTCTTATTTTGTAGGGACACCATTTCCTTCGAATTTCAGGGATGTCGTCAAAACAATCTTCAAgcgactttttagggtgtatgCTCATATTTATCATTCACACTTCCAGAAGATAGTGAGTCTCAAGGAGGAGGCTCACTTGAATACTTGTTTCAAGCATTTCATACTTTTCACATTTGTAAGTCTCTgattttattactccgtatagtttttatttaatgaatgGTAGCAGTggctctcaaaaaaaaaaaaaaaaaaaaaagaaactagaAATGAATGGTAGCAGTGTTGAATAACACCAACACATGACTGATAGATATTCCTAGTATTAGACATCCATGGGTCGGATGTCTAAGGCATTCACCTCTTGGAAGTTCATGTTTTGTTGCCATTTCAGATTTCCAGTGAAAATGAATCATGATGGACTAAACTAGGGAATGAAATATGCCTTTATTTGTAACTCACCAGAAAATCTTTCTCTTTTATTACGCCGAATCGCCGATTGAGGGGCTGGGAGTCCAAAGGCTGGTTTAGTTTTCATTTCTTTCATATCTTGAAATAAGGAAGACTAGTAAGAATGTCAAAGTATTTCAAACATTTAACTTTTCAAACTAGCTATTTACTACCcacttaaattttattttatttggagcGAATGAGCcaaaaaggtttttttttttggagcgAATGAGCCAAAAAGGCAATATAGGTTACAAAATGGggggcggggggggggggggggggggggggggtaatcGAACATgtgacctattgtacacaggccctcagtcttaaccactaggccaagacctcATTGGTACTACCCACTTAAATAACTTTTCAAGTTGAAACCCTGAAACTCTCAAGCATTCCTTTACGACTAAGAAATTAGGAAGAACATCAAATATGTATATAGTATTTGTCttgctgatttttttcaaatgaCACTAATTGTATGTGGAAGTTCCCAAGGGAAAAACTTGATTCGATTAGTTCAACCTCTGTAGCTGACAATATACTCGTGATTGTGTGGATCAAGTGACAATATATTCACGATTTTTGTGGTCAACGTTTTATGCTAGATTTTTTCACTTGTGGAGTTGTCAtcatgtttttgaattttgtactggtTTAACAACATTTCATGATTTTACTGGTTTAAACTATATAATCTGCAATTTTGTACTGGTGTAACAACATTTCAGAATCTGATGTTGCTGTCATTGTCTCACTGTTTGCAGGAATTTGGGCTGATTGAGAAGAAGGAGCTGGCTCCACTTCAAGAACTTATAGAATCTATTGTTCCGTACTGAAATAACACCTTTTAGTTACATATATCCTGGATTGATGGTTTAGTCACATAGTTGAATCGAATAAAGGAATCATAGGAACTGGTCACAGTTATTAGACATCGTGTGCCTTGATTTTATCATATGTATATGCTTCAGTTCCCATATACAAATGCATTTTCATATCATATGATATAAAGGAAATGTTGTTATTGATATATGCAAGTTTCCTAAATACCTCTCCTTTCTGAATTCTGATACCAAAATGCTTAGcagataaattttgtttggtggaGTAGAACATGTTTTAGTAGCTAATCATTTCTTGAAGAATTTATTTCTGGAAATTGTGTGCTGTGAATGAGGTCCTGATCTAGCAATAGGCAATGCCCATGCCCATGAGGAAATTGGCAACATTTCCGTTCTTGTAAACATTTCTCGTAAAAGTtaagtcaaaacatgttaaaagtgACCAAAATCTGGGTAAAAATTACTCTGTGTTTATTTGTTCAATAActttattgtacacctagtgcatgcaagaccttttatTCTCACGAAGGTACTTGTAAATAATTAGGGTAAACAAAGTGCGATTACAATACGCGTTAGTCAGTAGTAACTTACATTTGTAGccccaaaaacaaacaaaaaagaagaatTCTTAACATATCAACAGACTTGTAGTAAAACATG
This Spinacia oleracea cultivar Varoflay chromosome 6, BTI_SOV_V1, whole genome shotgun sequence DNA region includes the following protein-coding sequences:
- the LOC110790999 gene encoding MOB kinase activator-like 1A, whose amino-acid sequence is MSLFGLGRNQRTFRPKKSAPSGSKGAQLRQLIDATLGSGNLREAVRLPPGEDLNEWLAVNTVDFFNQVNLLYGTLTEFCTSESCPTMTAGPKYEYRWADGVQIKKPIEVSAPKYVEYLMDWVESQLDDESLFPQKIGTPFPSNFRDVVKTIFKRLFRVYAHIYHSHFQKIVSLKEEAHLNTCFKHFILFTFEFGLIEKKELAPLQELIESIVPY